One window of Chloroflexota bacterium genomic DNA carries:
- a CDS encoding type II toxin-antitoxin system RelE/ParE family toxin, whose protein sequence is MELRPYHDTEGRSPFERWYDDLDRVAAVRIGSALERLAEGNTSNVRSVGQGVSEYRIHFGPGYRIYFAVDSPRLIILLGGGTKQRQRRDIQTAQQHWQDYRREKRVED, encoded by the coding sequence ATTGAACTCAGGCCCTACCACGATACAGAAGGTCGTTCTCCGTTTGAGCGTTGGTACGATGATCTTGACCGAGTGGCTGCGGTGAGAATTGGTAGCGCCCTGGAGAGATTGGCGGAAGGGAACACCTCAAATGTCCGGTCAGTAGGGCAAGGAGTCTCTGAGTACCGTATCCATTTTGGGCCTGGGTATAGAATTTACTTTGCAGTGGACAGCCCTCGGTTGATCATTCTTTTGGGTGGCGGAACGAAGCAAAGGCAGCGGCGGGACATCCAGACCGCCCAACAGCATTGGCAAGACTACAGGCGTGAAAAGCGCGTGGAGGATTAG